In Lacibacter sp. H375, one DNA window encodes the following:
- a CDS encoding glycan-binding surface protein encodes MKHLNKNILFFLIAIAFAGMFYSCTKEKTGEPKVKYVRITSPESSDSLLVGAGQGRLIAIIGENLGGAVEIWFNDQQARLTPTYITNTTILVSVPNPIPKQITNKLKIIFNDGFILYHDFEVQISKPTVSSMVSEFVNTGSVATIKGDFFYTPLTVTFAGGVTGTLVSVTDQLIQVEVPAGAQPGQITVKTNFGETKSDFWFRDSRGHFIDSDPYEGWWNASYVISNPGPGDPPSISGNYIRFKKQIGSWSWNELAGGPASAMPVHSKNIPDAAILKPEDYYLKFEVNTIKPYNGNVVKINVALSAEDNNGYKWIPPYDTKGQWHTVVIPLTEVFAQYTPKPVVNPAGYWSRILMGHGEGSLDADIAFDNFRVVPKVIK; translated from the coding sequence ATGAAACATTTAAATAAGAACATACTCTTTTTTCTGATAGCCATTGCTTTTGCCGGAATGTTTTATTCCTGCACAAAAGAAAAAACCGGCGAGCCGAAAGTAAAGTATGTGCGAATAACAAGCCCCGAATCGTCCGACTCGCTATTAGTTGGTGCAGGCCAGGGAAGGCTGATCGCTATCATTGGCGAAAACTTAGGTGGTGCTGTTGAAATCTGGTTTAACGATCAGCAGGCAAGGCTCACGCCAACATATATTACAAACACAACAATATTGGTATCAGTACCAAATCCAATTCCAAAACAGATCACGAATAAACTGAAAATTATTTTCAATGATGGCTTTATTCTGTATCATGATTTTGAAGTGCAGATCAGTAAACCAACTGTAAGCAGCATGGTTAGCGAGTTTGTAAACACCGGGAGCGTTGCAACAATTAAAGGCGACTTTTTTTATACACCATTAACAGTAACATTTGCTGGTGGCGTTACAGGAACACTGGTATCTGTTACAGATCAGCTTATACAGGTTGAAGTTCCTGCAGGAGCACAACCAGGACAGATAACCGTTAAAACAAATTTTGGTGAAACCAAATCAGACTTTTGGTTTAGAGACAGCAGAGGTCATTTTATTGACAGTGATCCTTATGAAGGTTGGTGGAATGCAAGTTATGTTATTAGTAATCCAGGTCCGGGCGATCCTCCATCAATCAGCGGTAATTACATTCGGTTTAAAAAACAAATCGGTTCATGGAGCTGGAATGAATTAGCCGGAGGCCCGGCTTCAGCAATGCCTGTTCATAGCAAGAATATTCCTGATGCTGCTATTTTAAAACCCGAAGATTATTATTTGAAGTTTGAAGTAAACACCATCAAACCTTATAACGGAAATGTTGTAAAAATTAATGTTGCGCTGAGTGCAGAAGATAACAACGGCTACAAATGGATTCCACCTTATGATACAAAAGGTCAATGGCATACGGTGGTTATTCCATTAACAGAAGTATTTGCGCAGTATACACCAAAGCCAGTAGTTAATCCGGCAGGCTATTGGTCCCGGATACTTATGGGGCATGGTGAAGGAAGCCTGGATGCAGATATTGCATTTGATAACTTCAGGGTAGTACCAAAAGTTATTAAATAA
- a CDS encoding IPT/TIG domain-containing protein, whose protein sequence is MNKLFNLRMLSFVCFVAFIGIATSCKKNDAKSGNVELLSFGPTGAKHGDTLLFIGKNLTKVTAIQFTGDAAKIDQKSFVSQSEEVIKLKVPTSAEKGFVTLKTPEGDIVSKTIFNLNVLTSVTTITAQARPGENITITGNYLNWVTRITFARDKLVTNFVSKSINQIVVTVPADAETGPLILSYGGTDSAEVQTADTLKVTLPVTTGFGPNPIKHQTNLTITGTNLDLAKKIIFAGVTTPVTTFVSQSATQIVVKVPAGTQTGKVTLVAASGVTSVSTMDLQVVLPAITNIGPNPILPLDNLTITGTNLDLVTGVSFTGIVNPVTTFVSQSATQLVVKVPDGTLKGKITLSVLNSSLTVVSSQVLDLIGGLPPLADFPYPIYTDALQNGYQNWSWAANDFNSTAIVRQGTTSIKATYGAGGYEGITFHAGAPTATAGYTKFEFSVFGEAGTGGKTLNVVVNGNWGSPATVTVLAGEWSTFSINLSAIGATTTLSEVVLQSAGWSGVIHIDHVGLR, encoded by the coding sequence ATGAATAAACTATTTAATTTACGGATGCTTTCATTTGTTTGCTTTGTTGCATTCATTGGCATTGCAACGTCCTGCAAAAAAAATGACGCAAAGTCGGGTAATGTGGAACTGCTGAGTTTTGGACCAACAGGTGCAAAGCATGGTGATACCTTACTTTTTATCGGTAAAAATCTTACTAAAGTAACTGCTATTCAGTTTACAGGCGATGCCGCAAAAATAGATCAGAAAAGTTTTGTATCGCAATCCGAAGAAGTGATCAAGCTGAAAGTTCCTACATCTGCAGAAAAGGGTTTTGTTACATTGAAAACACCAGAAGGTGATATTGTTTCGAAAACAATTTTTAATCTGAATGTATTAACCAGCGTAACTACTATTACGGCCCAGGCCCGACCCGGAGAGAATATTACCATTACAGGTAATTATCTCAACTGGGTAACAAGGATCACGTTTGCACGGGACAAACTGGTTACAAACTTTGTAAGTAAATCAATCAATCAGATTGTGGTAACAGTACCTGCTGATGCTGAAACAGGACCTTTGATTCTTTCTTATGGAGGAACTGATTCAGCCGAAGTGCAAACAGCAGATACGTTGAAAGTTACTTTGCCTGTTACAACAGGCTTTGGTCCAAACCCAATCAAACATCAAACAAACCTTACAATAACAGGAACAAACCTTGACCTTGCTAAGAAAATAATATTTGCAGGAGTTACAACACCCGTTACAACTTTTGTAAGTCAGTCTGCCACGCAGATTGTAGTGAAAGTACCTGCCGGAACACAAACTGGAAAAGTAACATTGGTTGCGGCCTCTGGCGTTACTTCTGTATCAACAATGGATCTGCAGGTAGTGTTACCAGCAATTACAAATATTGGCCCCAATCCAATACTTCCCTTAGATAATCTCACTATCACCGGAACAAATCTTGATCTGGTTACAGGTGTTTCCTTTACAGGAATTGTTAACCCGGTTACAACTTTTGTAAGCCAGTCGGCTACGCAACTTGTAGTAAAAGTTCCCGATGGTACATTAAAAGGAAAAATAACATTGTCTGTTTTAAATTCTTCATTAACTGTTGTATCAAGCCAGGTGCTGGATTTAATTGGCGGTCTTCCTCCATTGGCTGATTTTCCATACCCGATTTATACGGATGCATTGCAAAATGGATATCAGAATTGGTCGTGGGCTGCGAACGATTTCAATAGTACAGCAATTGTTCGTCAGGGTACAACATCAATTAAAGCCACGTATGGTGCTGGTGGCTATGAAGGAATTACTTTTCATGCAGGTGCTCCAACTGCAACTGCAGGATATACAAAATTTGAATTCTCTGTGTTTGGCGAAGCTGGTACAGGAGGTAAAACATTGAATGTTGTTGTAAATGGAAATTGGGGCTCTCCGGCAACAGTTACAGTTTTAGCGGGAGAGTGGTCAACGTTTAGTATAAATCTTTCTGCAATTGGTGCTACAACAACGTTGAGTGAAGTTGTTCTTCAATCTGCGGGGTGGAGTGGAGTAATTCATATTGATCACGTTGGATTGAGATAA
- a CDS encoding glycoside hydrolase family 26 protein, with protein MKYCHHSIVFISVFFLINCQVKAQQDLPTDKKATKETINLYNNLKKLASKGFMFGHQDDLAYGVNWKYVPNNSDVKDAAGDYPAVYGWEIGGLELDQKKNLDDVPFETMKQLILQGYERGGVISISWHAYSPLGNKRNAWDTTHGTVATILPGAANHQLYKSWLDKVSTFLHALKGKRGEAIPVLFRPFHELTGSWFWWGQRQCTPDEFKALWRFTFQYLQNEKKINNLLWVYNTSGDFSTAGEYLERYPGDDVVDLLSFDTYQYGDSSKSNSFAEKTNQLLSIVQTIADKKNKLTALAETGYEAIPQTNWWTDVLLKAIGNNKISYVLVWRNHGYNEGMKKMHYYAPYKGQTSSADFQKFYQHEKTLFEKDAAKENLYK; from the coding sequence ATGAAGTACTGCCACCATAGCATTGTTTTTATTTCAGTTTTCTTTCTTATTAACTGCCAGGTAAAAGCGCAGCAGGATTTACCAACAGATAAAAAGGCAACAAAGGAAACAATAAACCTGTATAACAACTTGAAGAAATTAGCTTCAAAAGGTTTCATGTTCGGGCATCAAGATGATTTGGCTTATGGTGTTAACTGGAAGTATGTACCCAACAACAGCGATGTAAAAGATGCGGCAGGAGATTACCCTGCTGTGTATGGTTGGGAGATTGGCGGACTTGAATTGGATCAGAAAAAAAACCTTGATGATGTTCCGTTTGAAACCATGAAGCAATTGATTCTGCAAGGATACGAACGGGGTGGAGTCATTAGCATCAGTTGGCATGCATACAGTCCACTTGGCAATAAACGTAATGCGTGGGATACAACACACGGTACTGTTGCAACGATATTACCCGGCGCTGCAAATCATCAATTGTATAAATCATGGCTGGATAAAGTTTCAACTTTCCTTCATGCTCTCAAAGGAAAAAGAGGAGAGGCGATACCTGTACTGTTTCGTCCATTTCACGAGCTAACAGGAAGTTGGTTCTGGTGGGGGCAACGGCAGTGCACACCCGACGAGTTCAAAGCTTTGTGGCGCTTCACATTTCAATATCTGCAAAATGAAAAAAAGATCAATAATTTATTATGGGTTTACAATACATCAGGTGATTTTTCAACAGCAGGTGAATATCTTGAGCGTTACCCTGGTGATGATGTGGTGGATTTGCTGAGTTTTGATACTTACCAGTATGGAGATAGTTCAAAATCAAATTCATTTGCCGAAAAAACAAATCAGCTCTTATCCATTGTACAAACGATAGCAGACAAGAAAAATAAATTAACAGCGTTGGCCGAAACGGGCTACGAAGCTATTCCGCAAACAAACTGGTGGACAGATGTTTTGCTGAAAGCAATTGGCAACAATAAAATTTCCTATGTGCTGGTTTGGCGAAACCACGGCTATAACGAAGGCATGAAGAAGATGCATTACTATGCACCGTATAAAGGACAAACATCGTCAGCCGACTTTCAGAAATTTTATCAGCATGAAAAAACATTGTTTGAAAAAGACGCAGCAAAGGAAAATTTATACAAATAA
- a CDS encoding SusC/RagA family TonB-linked outer membrane protein — protein sequence MRKSQSSLRNTMVIVFLLFSIVNFAQTRIVTGVVSDKAGSPIGSATVSVKGQRTATVTDANGAFKIAVPSPNSVLVVSYVGAQSVEVSTTGKATLLITIDVTEAKMSEVVVVGYGKARRSNLTSAQTTVSAKDIERTVNTTIEQAIQGRAAGVYVTQNSGQPGGGISVNIRGVSSLGRTQPLYVVDGVQIQANEDVSYGSSSSSNPLAGINPNDIEDIQILQGPSATAIYGSRASNGVIMVTTKRGKAGDFKINYTYQYNLQTPPDELEVMNLSQYAQMVKEYHAIAGGTTPGEFLDPSLLGEGTNWQRELFNNAAMSKHQLSLSGGNSNTTYYLSGEYLKQQGVALGSGFNRYGFRLNMDNKPRDWITIGTNLSFNQTNENLTATNYGDAQSPLISNALRLTPQIPVKNLNGSWGGSDPVNGANQYAPVNPVALASLITNNNMKRQFLGGLNIGITLMKGLVFRTSINGSAGNGLSTYYTPTYSIDQWRTNLLASLQSGTYSSWYWNWNQMLEYTKQINKHSFTVMATHEAQESQWKALSAGRTGFLTNDIYDVNAGNPTSATNEGGTYPWSMESFLGRINYNYGNRYLLTGTFRRDGSPYFGADNRWGNFPSVSAAWRVSQEDFFKIPFVSELKLRYETGLTGNQGTGSGIYAPLNTGATPWGTGLLPASFTNPKLQWEQTLTHNVGLNIGLLNNRITFEGDYYVKNTDNLILQASLPWYMGTNGSPGSVGAPLVNAGSLKTKGWNFSIVSTNIQNKNFRWETNLNLSHFRSTIESLNSENAFIDRTSWWMNNWTQRASIGQQPWLFRGYIEEGIFSSIDEINNSAVPVDNSGNRRPTDPQTGIWVGDVKYKDINSDGKIDVNDMTNIGNPWPKLTAGLTNSFSYKGFDLSVLIIGTFGNDIYNYIASEASNPNNINLSRNLLTASMGYAKISTDANGKPYLTNAGTRIPRMSNNSVANDNNFGKITTRFVEDGSYVRLKNVTLSYNVPFKYLNYAKVIKGLRATIGAQNLITLTKYKGYDPEVGAYVGTGSSSSNQAIGIDFGRYPLTRMYTATISVDF from the coding sequence ATGAGAAAATCTCAATCTTCATTGAGAAACACAATGGTCATTGTGTTTCTTCTATTCTCTATCGTCAATTTTGCACAGACCAGAATTGTAACCGGAGTTGTTTCAGACAAAGCTGGTTCGCCCATTGGAAGCGCTACAGTAAGTGTAAAAGGACAACGTACTGCCACTGTCACCGATGCAAATGGCGCATTTAAAATTGCGGTTCCATCTCCAAACTCGGTGTTAGTTGTATCATACGTTGGAGCACAATCCGTAGAAGTTTCAACAACCGGCAAAGCAACGCTTCTTATAACAATTGATGTTACTGAAGCAAAGATGAGTGAAGTTGTTGTGGTTGGTTATGGTAAAGCAAGACGTTCGAATCTTACCAGTGCCCAAACTACTGTTTCGGCAAAAGACATTGAACGAACAGTGAACACAACAATTGAGCAGGCTATTCAAGGCAGGGCAGCAGGTGTATATGTTACACAAAACTCGGGACAGCCGGGTGGAGGAATTTCAGTTAATATTCGTGGCGTAAGTTCACTTGGTCGCACACAACCATTATATGTAGTGGATGGAGTGCAAATACAGGCAAACGAAGATGTATCTTATGGTTCATCAAGCTCTTCAAACCCATTAGCAGGTATTAATCCCAATGATATTGAAGATATTCAGATTCTTCAAGGGCCATCAGCCACCGCCATTTACGGTTCACGTGCAAGCAATGGTGTGATCATGGTTACTACAAAACGGGGTAAGGCAGGTGATTTTAAAATTAACTATACATATCAATACAATCTTCAGACTCCTCCTGATGAACTGGAAGTAATGAACCTGAGCCAGTATGCACAAATGGTAAAAGAATACCATGCAATTGCAGGTGGAACAACTCCGGGAGAATTTTTAGATCCTTCACTTTTAGGTGAAGGAACAAACTGGCAGCGTGAATTATTTAATAACGCTGCTATGAGTAAACATCAATTGAGTTTAAGCGGCGGTAACAGCAATACTACCTATTACCTCTCTGGTGAATACTTGAAGCAACAAGGTGTGGCTTTAGGTTCTGGATTTAATCGCTATGGGTTCAGACTAAATATGGATAACAAACCGAGAGACTGGATAACAATTGGTACAAACCTCAGTTTCAATCAGACCAATGAAAATCTCACAGCAACAAACTATGGTGATGCACAAAGTCCGCTCATTTCAAATGCACTCCGTTTAACACCACAGATACCTGTTAAAAACCTGAATGGTTCATGGGGAGGAAGTGATCCGGTTAACGGTGCCAACCAATATGCACCGGTAAATCCAGTTGCACTTGCAAGCCTCATTACCAACAATAACATGAAACGGCAATTCCTTGGTGGCTTAAATATTGGTATTACTTTAATGAAAGGGTTGGTATTCAGAACTTCAATCAATGGTAGCGCCGGAAACGGTCTCTCTACGTATTATACACCAACTTACAGTATTGATCAATGGCGTACTAACTTACTTGCTTCATTACAATCCGGCACCTACTCAAGCTGGTATTGGAACTGGAACCAGATGCTTGAATATACAAAGCAGATCAATAAACACAGTTTTACTGTAATGGCAACACATGAAGCGCAGGAATCACAATGGAAAGCTTTATCAGCCGGAAGAACGGGTTTTCTTACAAATGATATTTATGATGTAAATGCAGGAAACCCTACTTCAGCAACAAACGAAGGAGGAACATATCCTTGGTCAATGGAATCATTCCTTGGAAGAATTAATTATAATTATGGTAACCGTTATCTCTTAACGGGTACATTCAGGAGAGATGGCTCACCTTATTTTGGAGCAGATAACAGGTGGGGGAATTTCCCTTCAGTTTCTGCAGCGTGGAGAGTTTCACAGGAAGATTTCTTCAAAATTCCTTTCGTAAGCGAATTGAAACTAAGATATGAAACCGGGCTCACCGGAAACCAGGGAACCGGTTCAGGTATTTATGCTCCGTTAAACACTGGTGCTACACCTTGGGGTACAGGTTTGCTGCCAGCATCATTTACCAACCCCAAACTGCAATGGGAACAAACATTAACACACAACGTTGGTTTAAACATTGGTTTACTTAATAACCGAATTACATTTGAGGGAGACTACTATGTAAAGAATACTGATAACCTGATTCTGCAAGCAAGTTTACCTTGGTACATGGGAACAAACGGAAGTCCCGGTTCAGTGGGTGCGCCTTTAGTGAATGCGGGATCTCTGAAAACAAAAGGTTGGAATTTCTCAATCGTAAGCACAAATATTCAGAATAAAAATTTCCGGTGGGAAACAAACCTCAACCTCTCACATTTCAGATCAACCATTGAATCGTTAAACTCAGAAAATGCATTTATTGACAGAACATCATGGTGGATGAATAACTGGACGCAACGTGCTTCTATTGGACAACAGCCATGGTTATTCAGAGGATATATTGAAGAAGGAATATTTTCATCAATAGACGAAATTAATAATAGTGCTGTACCTGTTGATAACAGCGGAAACAGAAGACCAACCGATCCGCAAACAGGCATATGGGTAGGTGATGTAAAATACAAAGACATTAACAGCGACGGGAAGATTGACGTTAATGATATGACGAATATCGGTAACCCATGGCCAAAGCTAACTGCAGGCTTAACCAACTCGTTTTCATACAAAGGATTCGACCTGAGTGTTTTGATTATAGGCACATTCGGTAATGATATCTACAATTACATAGCATCTGAAGCAAGCAATCCAAACAACATCAATCTTAGCCGGAATTTATTGACGGCATCAATGGGATATGCCAAGATCAGTACAGATGCAAACGGTAAACCATATTTGACGAATGCCGGAACACGCATTCCCCGCATGTCAAACAACTCTGTAGCTAACGATAACAACTTCGGAAAAATTACCACCAGGTTTGTTGAAGATGGTTCCTACGTGAGATTAAAGAATGTTACGCTTTCTTACAATGTACCTTTCAAATATTTAAATTATGCCAAAGTGATTAAAGGATTAAGGGCAACAATAGGAGCTCAAAATCTTATTACACTCACAAAGTACAAAGGATATGATCCTGAAGTAGGAGCATATGTTGGTACAGGATCGAGTTCATCGAACCAGGCAATAGGAATTGACTTTGGTCGCTATCCATTAACCCGCATGTACACTGCAACAATTAGTGTTGACTTCTAA
- a CDS encoding RagB/SusD family nutrient uptake outer membrane protein: MKKIICLKYLVGLLIAVAAFSGCKKAFLEKPPLSSITDANFYKTDEQVLAGTALLYSTVWFDYNDKAMYNLGDFRGGTAFSAWNDRGNVLFNTTGDNGENGASWRAFFNVVGQSNLFLYNINRYGGPNVSATVRKTAIAEARFMRALAYRFLVMNWGPVPIIENNFDKLFDTSISRNTVPSVWRFITREMRAAAEDLPVTATQEGRLTKWSAEGMLARFYLTRAGVEATGGTRNQQFLDSAKYYASRVINNSGKKLLSNYYDLFKHPYDNNAEGLFELQWVFAGANVWGISNSMPEYLAYSPDIAFGGWGGDKSATWWLIKQYDGISEQPDGTLKGRTLDTRLHATFMLPGAYYPEITKVSDKTKLIYPFTGTDQNFLAVKKYIIGSPVDLAGIASQQRYPNNTYMMRLAEMYLIYAEATIGNSSSTSDATAVEYFNKVHTRAGLPAYVVGGVNGSGPLTLDAIFSERFKEFAMEGMAWYDLVTLHYYNPAKAFAILNSQDRGLFFTRPDQMPNPTQWTFTKTSWFSERMISANEGNFRLPIPNSEIGNAPNLQKPPVDYP, translated from the coding sequence ATGAAAAAAATAATTTGCTTAAAATATTTAGTGGGTTTGCTTATTGCTGTTGCAGCATTTTCAGGATGTAAAAAAGCGTTCCTGGAAAAACCACCACTGAGCTCCATTACGGATGCCAACTTTTATAAAACCGATGAACAGGTATTGGCCGGTACAGCTTTGCTTTACAGTACTGTATGGTTTGACTATAATGACAAAGCGATGTACAACCTTGGTGATTTCAGAGGAGGTACTGCATTTTCAGCATGGAACGATAGAGGGAATGTATTATTTAACACAACAGGAGATAACGGCGAGAACGGTGCATCATGGCGTGCTTTCTTCAACGTCGTTGGTCAGTCGAATCTTTTCCTATACAATATCAATCGGTATGGCGGACCCAATGTTTCTGCAACTGTAAGAAAAACAGCTATTGCAGAAGCAAGATTTATGCGTGCACTAGCTTACCGTTTTCTCGTGATGAACTGGGGCCCTGTTCCGATTATTGAAAACAACTTCGATAAATTGTTTGATACATCTATCAGCAGAAATACAGTGCCAAGTGTATGGCGTTTCATTACAAGGGAAATGCGTGCAGCAGCAGAAGATTTACCAGTAACAGCAACGCAGGAAGGAAGACTTACAAAATGGTCTGCCGAAGGAATGCTTGCCCGTTTTTATCTTACAAGAGCAGGAGTTGAAGCAACAGGCGGCACAAGAAATCAACAGTTTTTAGATAGTGCCAAATACTATGCATCAAGAGTGATCAATAACAGCGGAAAGAAATTGCTTTCGAATTACTATGATCTGTTTAAACATCCTTATGATAATAATGCGGAAGGTCTATTTGAACTGCAATGGGTTTTTGCAGGCGCAAATGTTTGGGGTATTTCTAATAGTATGCCTGAATATCTTGCTTACAGTCCTGATATTGCATTTGGCGGATGGGGTGGAGATAAAAGTGCTACGTGGTGGCTTATAAAGCAATACGACGGCATTTCAGAACAACCTGATGGTACTTTAAAAGGCCGCACATTGGATACCCGTTTACACGCAACATTTATGCTTCCGGGTGCTTACTATCCTGAGATCACTAAAGTTTCCGACAAAACAAAACTGATCTATCCATTTACAGGTACAGATCAAAACTTCCTGGCTGTAAAAAAATATATTATTGGCTCTCCGGTTGATTTGGCCGGTATTGCATCTCAGCAACGTTATCCGAATAATACGTATATGATGCGGTTGGCAGAAATGTATTTGATCTATGCTGAAGCAACCATTGGTAATAGTTCTTCAACCAGTGATGCAACTGCGGTTGAATACTTTAATAAGGTTCATACAAGAGCAGGCTTACCTGCCTATGTAGTAGGAGGAGTAAACGGAAGCGGGCCACTTACACTTGATGCAATTTTTTCTGAACGCTTTAAAGAGTTTGCAATGGAAGGAATGGCATGGTACGATCTTGTAACACTCCATTATTATAATCCTGCTAAAGCATTCGCTATTTTGAATTCGCAGGACAGGGGCTTGTTCTTCACAAGACCAGATCAAATGCCGAATCCAACACAATGGACGTTTACAAAAACATCCTGGTTTTCGGAACGAATGATTTCTGCTAATGAGGGTAATTTCCGTTTACCCATTCCAAATTCTGAAATCGGCAATGCGCCAAATCTTCAGAAGCCACCAGTAGATTATCCATAA
- a CDS encoding AraC family transcriptional regulator, whose product MHKDIMREITPLTSSDCFTFFTRTKSEFDFPLHCHEELELNFISNAKGAKRIIGDHIAEIDHYELVLVGSNLPHVWETHKCKSKEIKEITIQFHKDLFDEKFLRRNQMNYIRKMLERSAKGILFSTETIKQIESRLTILSQKQGFDSVLELLSILHDLSVSRNMRTLSDTTFSGAELTYNSRRIEKVLEHMNQNFHKNVKLDEVAKLVNMTPASFSRFFKQRTGISFIDSLLELRLGHSSRQLIDTTHSIAEIAYNCGFNNISNFNRLFKKKKSCTPKEFRENYNYHNRIFV is encoded by the coding sequence ATGCACAAGGATATCATGAGGGAAATAACCCCACTTACCAGCAGCGATTGCTTTACTTTTTTCACCCGTACAAAAAGTGAATTCGATTTTCCATTACACTGTCATGAAGAGCTGGAGTTGAATTTTATCAGTAATGCAAAAGGCGCCAAGCGTATCATTGGCGATCATATTGCAGAGATCGATCATTATGAATTAGTATTAGTCGGTTCAAATCTTCCGCATGTATGGGAAACGCATAAATGCAAAAGCAAAGAAATTAAAGAGATCACCATACAGTTTCATAAAGACTTGTTTGATGAGAAATTTTTACGCCGCAACCAAATGAATTATATACGGAAGATGCTGGAGCGCTCAGCCAAAGGCATTTTGTTTTCAACAGAAACCATAAAACAGATCGAATCACGATTGACGATACTCAGTCAAAAACAAGGTTTTGATTCTGTACTTGAACTTTTATCGATACTGCATGATCTTTCTGTATCACGTAACATGCGAACTTTATCTGACACCACTTTCAGTGGGGCTGAATTAACATACAACAGTCGCCGCATTGAAAAAGTGCTGGAGCATATGAACCAGAATTTTCATAAGAATGTAAAGCTCGATGAAGTTGCAAAACTGGTGAACATGACACCGGCATCGTTCAGTCGTTTCTTTAAACAACGCACCGGCATTTCTTTTATCGATAGTTTACTTGAGTTAAGATTGGGGCATTCATCCCGTCAACTAATCGACACCACTCATTCCATTGCCGAAATTGCTTACAACTGCGGCTTTAATAACATCTCAAATTTCAATCGCCTTTTTAAAAAGAAAAAAAGTTGTACACCAAAAGAGTTCAGGGAAAATTACAATTATCACAACAGGATATTTGTGTAA